In Harpia harpyja isolate bHarHar1 chromosome 18, bHarHar1 primary haplotype, whole genome shotgun sequence, a single genomic region encodes these proteins:
- the KCNE5 gene encoding potassium voltage-gated channel subfamily E regulatory beta subunit 5 produces MNCSEPRRLQALLSALLRELRRGGSGNASAAGSGFESGSRPGPGGDASLYILLIMIFYGCLAGGLILAYTRSRKLESKHDPYHLYIERDWGRGGGGGGPGQPAEEGGPAEGQRLM; encoded by the coding sequence atGAACTGCAGCGAGCCGCGGCGGCTGCAGGCGCTGCTCAGCGCGCTGCTGCGGGAGCTGcgccgcggcggcagcgggaACGCCAGCGCCGCGGGATCCGGGTTCGAGTCCGGGtcgcggcccggcccggggggggaCGCCTCGCTGTACATCCTGCTCATCATGATCTTCTACGGCTGCTTGGCCGGGGGGCTCATCCTGGCCTACACCCGCTCGCGGAAGCTGGAGTCCAAGCACGATCCCTACCACCTCTACATCGAACGCGActggggccgcggcggcggcggcggcggcccgggccaGCCGGCCGAGGAGGGCGGCCCCGCCGAGGGCCAGCGGCTGATGTGA